In a single window of the Coriobacteriia bacterium genome:
- a CDS encoding RnfABCDGE type electron transport complex subunit B has product MDATLLLKAIGALALMGLVIGAALAVASRAFHVEVDERVARVNTMLPGANCGACGNPSCFQVAVGMVEGTLPPTACTAGGPSVAEAVCETLGLEKATMAAVVSARHCGGGTRAERAFDYSGVLSCNAVQRVGGGDLACAWGCLGYGDCVSACPFDAIHLDERRLPVIDLRKCTGCGLCVKECPRDRFKLLEMIPDDAAVVVRCSAHDKPALRKKTCPVCCIACKKCEKACESDAIHVEDGNAVIDYAKCTACGVCVEVCPQDCIDFTGAGSRLPTSAFDGKAGDAAVKPASRPKEAAEA; this is encoded by the coding sequence TTGGACGCGACACTGCTGCTCAAAGCGATCGGGGCCCTCGCCCTCATGGGGCTGGTCATCGGCGCGGCGCTCGCCGTGGCCTCTCGCGCCTTCCACGTGGAGGTCGACGAGCGCGTCGCCCGCGTCAACACGATGCTGCCGGGGGCGAACTGCGGGGCATGCGGCAACCCGTCGTGCTTCCAGGTGGCCGTGGGCATGGTGGAGGGCACGCTGCCGCCGACCGCGTGCACGGCAGGCGGACCGTCGGTGGCCGAGGCGGTCTGCGAGACGCTCGGGCTGGAGAAGGCTACGATGGCCGCGGTCGTCTCGGCCCGGCACTGCGGCGGAGGGACCCGGGCGGAGCGGGCGTTCGACTACTCGGGTGTCCTGTCGTGCAACGCCGTGCAGAGGGTCGGGGGCGGGGACCTCGCATGCGCCTGGGGGTGCCTCGGGTACGGGGACTGCGTGTCGGCGTGCCCGTTCGACGCGATCCACCTCGACGAGCGCCGCCTGCCCGTGATCGACCTGCGCAAGTGCACCGGGTGCGGGCTGTGCGTCAAGGAGTGCCCGCGCGACCGGTTCAAGCTGCTCGAGATGATTCCCGACGATGCGGCGGTCGTGGTGCGCTGCAGCGCGCACGACAAGCCGGCGCTGCGAAAGAAGACGTGCCCCGTGTGCTGTATCGCCTGCAAGAAGTGCGAGAAGGCGTGCGAGTCCGATGCCATACACGTGGAGGACGGCAACGCCGTCATCGACTACGCCAAGTGCACGGCCTGCGGCGTCTGCGTGGAGGTGTGCCCGCAGGACTGCATCGACTTCACCGGGGCGGGGAGCAGGCTCCCCACGAGCGCCTTCGACGGCAAGGCGGGCGACGCCGCGGTCAAGCCCGCGTCACGTCCCAAGGAGGCTGCCGAGGCCTGA
- a CDS encoding NusG domain II-containing protein produces the protein MTRGDRIVVAVVGALALAAVPLSSRAIAGPEGGVTVRSPQGVSRFAEDARLKVAGSRGELVVEVAGGRARVLEADCPDQVCVRSGWSSAGRPVVCAPNRVVIESAGGSLDAVSR, from the coding sequence ATGACCCGCGGTGACCGTATCGTCGTGGCCGTCGTCGGCGCGCTGGCACTGGCCGCGGTGCCGCTGTCTTCCCGCGCGATCGCCGGTCCCGAGGGGGGCGTGACCGTGCGCTCCCCGCAGGGAGTGAGCCGCTTCGCCGAGGATGCGCGGTTGAAGGTCGCCGGCTCGCGAGGGGAGCTCGTCGTGGAGGTCGCCGGCGGGCGCGCGCGCGTGCTGGAGGCCGACTGCCCCGACCAGGTCTGCGTGCGAAGCGGGTGGTCCTCGGCGGGTCGCCCCGTGGTGTGCGCGCCGAACCGCGTCGTCATCGAGAGCGCGGGAGGGTCGCTGGATGCCGTCTCGCGCTGA
- a CDS encoding Gx transporter family protein, which produces MPSRADLTVQTAALVALAAVLGYAEAVALPPLPVPGVRLGLGNVAVVVALALLGARPALVVSLGRVLAVGLATGSLGGPASAMALAGAGAAWLVMAGLASAGRTFSAVGWSVAGAAAHVLAQLAAACVLTGSPAPLSLAPLSLALALAAGLATGSMAAAALSRAPRVLSRPLAEGAPGTGEGVPRGPAAAREL; this is translated from the coding sequence ATGCCGTCTCGCGCTGACCTCACCGTTCAGACGGCGGCCCTCGTGGCGCTCGCCGCCGTGCTGGGCTACGCGGAGGCCGTCGCATTGCCGCCGTTGCCGGTGCCGGGTGTCCGCCTCGGGCTCGGCAACGTCGCCGTGGTGGTCGCGCTCGCGCTGCTCGGAGCGCGCCCGGCGCTGGTCGTGAGCCTGGGCCGTGTGCTGGCCGTGGGGCTGGCGACAGGCTCCCTCGGGGGACCGGCCTCGGCCATGGCGCTTGCCGGCGCCGGTGCGGCGTGGCTGGTCATGGCCGGTCTCGCCTCGGCGGGCCGGACGTTCAGCGCCGTGGGCTGGTCGGTCGCCGGCGCGGCCGCCCACGTGCTCGCCCAACTCGCGGCGGCGTGCGTCCTGACCGGGTCGCCGGCCCCGCTCTCGCTCGCCCCGCTCTCCCTGGCGCTCGCCCTCGCGGCGGGCCTGGCGACCGGGTCGATGGCCGCCGCGGCCCTCTCTCGCGCTCCCCGCGTCCTCTCCCGCCCCCTCGCCGAAGGCGCACCGGGGACGGGGGAGGGGGTGCCGCGTGGCCCCGCGGCCGCTCGGGAGCTCTGA
- the radC gene encoding DNA repair protein RadC yields the protein MAPRPLGSSEVPARELLLSGYPESVSDEALLAVLAGTAEGSAREILRSHPLPDLWRLCAEELVRYPGVGPAAAARVLACLEVSRRAASRGQGARPVVSTPEQVVEICGPQLWGLDREHFWILALNTKNRLLRLLEISVGSLNASIVHPRELFKEAVRVSAASVVLVHNHPSGDPTPSGADMQLTRRLVRAGDVLGIEVLDHVIIGDGGTHASLRDMGAM from the coding sequence GTGGCCCCGCGGCCGCTCGGGAGCTCTGAGGTCCCGGCGAGGGAGCTGCTCCTCTCCGGGTATCCGGAGTCCGTCTCGGACGAGGCGCTGCTGGCGGTGCTCGCCGGCACGGCCGAGGGCAGCGCGCGGGAGATACTGCGGAGTCACCCCCTGCCCGACCTGTGGCGCCTGTGCGCCGAGGAGCTCGTCCGCTACCCCGGTGTGGGGCCGGCCGCCGCGGCGCGTGTGCTCGCGTGCCTCGAGGTGAGCCGCCGCGCGGCGAGCAGGGGTCAGGGAGCGAGACCGGTGGTCTCGACTCCCGAGCAGGTGGTGGAGATATGCGGGCCGCAGCTGTGGGGGCTGGACCGCGAGCACTTCTGGATCCTGGCGCTCAACACCAAGAACCGGCTCCTTCGGCTGCTGGAGATCTCGGTAGGCAGCCTCAACGCCTCGATCGTGCACCCGCGCGAGCTGTTCAAGGAGGCGGTCCGCGTCTCGGCAGCCTCCGTGGTGCTCGTCCACAACCACCCCAGCGGCGACCCGACGCCCTCGGGCGCGGACATGCAGCTCACCCGGCGCCTGGTACGCGCGGGGGACGTGCTCGGGATCGAGGTGCTCGACCACGTGATCATCGGCGACGGAGGGACGCACGCCAGCTTACGCGACATGGGCGCGATGTGA
- a CDS encoding rod shape-determining protein, protein MFFNSWGGDMAVDLGTANTLVSVRGRGIVLIEPSVVAVEKDTKRVLAVGIEAKRMLGRTPGSIVAIRPLKDGVIADFEVTEAMLRYFINKTRLKRFPWQPKPRVVVCVPSGVTEVEKRAVFEATMQAGARHAYLIEEPMAAAIGAGLPIQEPTGNMVVDIGGGTTEVAVISLGGVVVAQSIRIGGDEFDEAIINHIKREYNVLIGERTAEEIKFEIGSAHPLTEELDVEVRGRDLLTGLPRTLQISSEEIRGAVEEPTLAIIAAIKGSLEQTPPELSSDIMEYGIVLTGGGALLKGIDDRLKAETSMPVHVSENALINVVLGSAMALEEIDALKKVLTVSR, encoded by the coding sequence ATGTTCTTCAACTCGTGGGGCGGCGACATGGCGGTCGACCTCGGCACCGCCAACACGCTGGTCTCGGTCCGAGGACGGGGCATCGTGCTGATCGAGCCGTCGGTCGTGGCCGTCGAGAAGGACACCAAGCGCGTGCTGGCCGTGGGCATCGAGGCCAAGCGCATGCTCGGCCGCACGCCCGGCAGCATCGTGGCCATCCGCCCGCTGAAGGACGGGGTCATCGCCGACTTCGAGGTCACCGAGGCGATGCTGCGCTACTTCATAAACAAGACTCGTTTGAAACGCTTCCCCTGGCAGCCCAAACCGCGCGTGGTGGTCTGCGTGCCGTCCGGCGTGACGGAGGTCGAGAAGCGCGCGGTCTTCGAGGCGACCATGCAGGCCGGGGCGCGTCACGCGTACTTGATCGAGGAGCCGATGGCCGCCGCCATCGGGGCGGGTCTGCCGATCCAGGAGCCCACCGGCAACATGGTCGTGGACATCGGGGGCGGCACCACCGAGGTCGCCGTGATCTCGCTGGGCGGCGTGGTGGTGGCGCAGTCGATACGCATCGGCGGCGACGAGTTCGACGAGGCGATCATCAACCACATCAAGCGCGAGTACAACGTGCTCATCGGGGAGCGCACCGCCGAGGAGATCAAGTTCGAGATCGGCTCGGCCCACCCGCTGACCGAGGAGCTGGACGTCGAGGTGCGCGGCCGCGACCTGCTCACCGGGCTGCCCAGGACGCTGCAGATCTCCTCGGAGGAGATCCGCGGGGCCGTCGAGGAGCCGACGCTGGCGATCATCGCGGCGATCAAGGGCAGCCTGGAGCAGACCCCGCCCGAGCTCTCCAGCGACATCATGGAGTACGGCATCGTGTTGACCGGCGGCGGCGCGCTGCTCAAGGGCATCGACGACCGTCTGAAGGCGGAGACGAGCATGCCCGTGCACGTCTCCGAGAACGCGCTCATCAACGTCGTGCTCGGAAGCGCCATGGCGCTCGAGGAGATCGATGCGCTCAAGAAGGTACTGACCGTCTCGCGCTAG
- the mreC gene encoding rod shape-determining protein MreC: MRSLGNDPHRSGPLLLAALITASLVLMTLYFREGDAGPLHRTRSGLLAAVTPAVRAGRWVTAPIRWTGDRVAALGLSRTQIETLREQNAELRRANADLQEAALENARLRALVGFAEQERYDALAAHIIGKPAAPWEGAMTIDRGTDHGVVPGMPVVGSEGLLGQVVTVSARSARIRLITDQRSGVAAMVQRTRAEGVVRGSIEGLMTLDFTDRKNLPKVGDVVLTSGMGGVYPRGLPVGEVVEVEARSADLFPRIVVAPAVPVGRIEEVLVLRGGAPEVEGVDPE, translated from the coding sequence ATGAGGTCCCTAGGCAACGACCCACATCGATCCGGTCCGCTGCTGCTCGCCGCGCTCATCACGGCGTCCCTGGTCCTGATGACCCTCTACTTCAGGGAAGGCGACGCCGGCCCGTTGCACCGGACCCGCTCGGGACTGCTGGCCGCCGTGACGCCCGCGGTGCGGGCGGGACGATGGGTCACGGCGCCCATCCGCTGGACGGGTGACCGTGTGGCCGCACTGGGCCTGTCGCGCACCCAGATCGAGACGCTGCGCGAGCAGAACGCGGAGCTGCGCCGTGCGAACGCCGACCTGCAGGAGGCCGCTCTGGAGAACGCGCGGCTCCGGGCGCTGGTCGGCTTCGCCGAGCAGGAGCGTTACGACGCCCTTGCGGCCCACATCATCGGCAAGCCGGCAGCACCGTGGGAGGGCGCCATGACGATCGACCGGGGCACCGACCACGGGGTCGTGCCGGGGATGCCGGTGGTGGGCAGCGAGGGCCTCCTCGGGCAGGTCGTGACGGTCTCGGCGCGCAGCGCCAGGATACGGCTCATCACCGACCAGCGTAGCGGGGTGGCGGCCATGGTCCAGCGGACGCGCGCCGAGGGCGTCGTCCGCGGCTCGATCGAGGGGCTGATGACGCTGGACTTCACCGACCGCAAGAACCTGCCCAAGGTCGGCGACGTGGTCCTCACCTCCGGCATGGGCGGCGTCTACCCCAGAGGCCTGCCGGTAGGCGAGGTGGTGGAGGTCGAGGCGCGCTCGGCCGACCTCTTCCCGAGGATCGTGGTCGCCCCCGCCGTGCCGGTCGGCCGGATCGAGGAGGTCCTCGTGCTGCGCGGCGGGGCGCCGGAGGTGGAGGGGGTGGATCCGGAGTGA
- the mreD gene encoding rod shape-determining protein MreD, producing the protein MLPTVGAIAAATLLQVAIAPEFAIGGVVPNFLLLVVVVIALVEGPRHGASAGFAAGLLLDLLGTSPVGPWALVLTLVGYGAGALQANMFAAGWLMPVTVALVAALGAELGYWLVLSVLGVGGPFVSTLAGVVLPGAVYDTVLALLVFPWLARLLRQGPSITTFKRLA; encoded by the coding sequence TTGCTTCCGACGGTCGGCGCGATCGCGGCGGCGACGCTGCTCCAGGTGGCCATCGCCCCGGAGTTCGCGATCGGCGGCGTCGTGCCTAACTTCCTGCTGCTCGTGGTCGTCGTGATCGCGCTGGTGGAGGGGCCGCGGCACGGCGCCTCGGCGGGCTTCGCGGCCGGGCTCCTGCTCGACCTGCTCGGCACGTCGCCGGTGGGGCCCTGGGCGCTCGTGCTGACGCTGGTCGGCTACGGCGCGGGAGCGCTGCAGGCGAACATGTTCGCGGCGGGGTGGCTCATGCCGGTGACCGTCGCGCTCGTCGCCGCGTTGGGCGCCGAGCTCGGGTACTGGCTCGTGCTCTCGGTGCTCGGGGTGGGCGGTCCGTTCGTCTCGACGCTGGCGGGCGTCGTACTGCCCGGCGCCGTGTACGACACGGTGCTGGCGCTGCTCGTCTTCCCGTGGCTTGCCCGGTTGCTGCGACAGGGCCCGTCGATCACCACCTTCAAACGCCTAGCTTAG
- the mrdA gene encoding penicillin-binding protein 2 yields MATVDYRQRLKPRFAALGIIVVGILGVLLVRLWTMQVLFGETFAAQAEDNRIHEIPLDAARGRILDRKGRPLVTNRAALAVTVEPGAKDDRPLVDDLSALLGIPADEIEERLSSVREAALKPRVVAVDVPMRVVAYLEENSERFPGVEAAVVAVRDYPGGSTAAHVLGYTGEISERELVQADLTGYRLGDTVGKSGAERQFETVLQGDRGYRRIEVDARGRPKGVIEEIEPVPGRDVRLTIDLDVQEVAEKALADALEEARAQRFPKAKAGAVVAMDVRSGEVLAMASAPTYDPGLFLGGISSREWKRLNDEGSEYPLNNRAIMAAYPPASTFKLVTGAAALDAGIASEWTTYRCSGKWSGMGEQWSKYCWNRSGHGSVSFRRGIQDSCDTVFYEIGYAFYKRGEEEIQEVARRFGYGAPTGVDLPGEVGGRVPDAAWKKKFNENYPEAAVWVPGDTVNMAIGQGDMLATPLQLAVSYAAIANGGEVLRPRVLDAVLDVDGKAALQGERRVERDLKLSRGRIGVLRRGLRDVTTGGTAAAVFRGFGTTVEGKTGTAEVNKKDDYALFVGYAPAENPRYVVAAVVEQGGHGGSVAGPAARSVLGKLLGLSTERVHATDVSR; encoded by the coding sequence GTGGCGACCGTGGACTACCGCCAACGGCTCAAGCCCCGCTTCGCGGCCCTCGGCATCATCGTCGTCGGCATCCTCGGCGTGCTGCTCGTGCGGCTGTGGACGATGCAGGTTCTCTTCGGCGAGACGTTCGCGGCGCAGGCCGAGGACAACCGGATCCACGAGATACCGCTCGACGCGGCCCGCGGCCGTATCCTGGACCGCAAGGGGCGCCCGCTGGTCACCAACCGCGCTGCCCTCGCGGTGACCGTGGAACCCGGAGCCAAGGACGACCGGCCGCTCGTGGACGACCTCTCGGCGCTGCTCGGGATACCGGCCGACGAGATCGAGGAGCGGCTCTCGAGCGTGCGCGAGGCTGCGCTGAAGCCGCGGGTCGTCGCGGTGGACGTGCCGATGCGCGTGGTCGCCTACCTCGAGGAGAACTCGGAGCGCTTCCCGGGAGTGGAAGCCGCGGTGGTCGCGGTGCGCGACTACCCCGGCGGCAGCACGGCGGCGCACGTGCTCGGCTACACCGGTGAGATCAGCGAGCGTGAGCTCGTGCAGGCGGACCTCACCGGCTACCGCCTCGGTGACACAGTGGGCAAGAGCGGCGCGGAGCGGCAGTTCGAGACGGTGCTGCAGGGCGACCGCGGCTACAGGCGCATCGAGGTGGACGCGCGCGGCCGTCCCAAGGGGGTGATCGAGGAGATCGAGCCGGTGCCGGGGCGCGACGTCCGACTGACGATCGACCTTGACGTGCAGGAGGTCGCGGAGAAGGCGCTCGCCGACGCGCTCGAGGAGGCCCGTGCGCAGCGCTTCCCCAAGGCCAAGGCCGGCGCGGTCGTGGCGATGGACGTGCGCAGCGGCGAGGTGCTCGCGATGGCCAGTGCGCCCACGTACGACCCCGGCCTCTTCCTCGGCGGCATCAGCAGCAGGGAGTGGAAGCGGCTCAACGACGAGGGCAGCGAGTACCCCCTGAACAACCGCGCCATCATGGCGGCGTACCCGCCCGCCTCCACGTTCAAGCTCGTCACGGGGGCCGCGGCGCTGGACGCCGGCATCGCGAGCGAGTGGACCACGTACCGGTGCTCCGGGAAGTGGAGCGGCATGGGAGAGCAGTGGTCGAAGTACTGCTGGAACCGCTCGGGGCACGGGTCGGTGAGCTTCCGCCGAGGCATCCAGGACTCGTGCGACACGGTGTTCTACGAGATCGGCTACGCCTTCTACAAGCGCGGCGAGGAGGAGATCCAGGAGGTCGCCCGCCGGTTCGGGTACGGCGCGCCCACCGGCGTCGACCTCCCCGGGGAGGTGGGCGGACGGGTGCCCGACGCCGCCTGGAAGAAGAAGTTCAACGAGAACTATCCGGAAGCGGCGGTGTGGGTGCCGGGCGACACCGTGAACATGGCGATCGGCCAGGGCGACATGCTGGCCACGCCGCTGCAACTCGCCGTGTCGTACGCGGCCATCGCCAACGGCGGCGAGGTCCTGCGGCCCCGCGTGCTCGACGCCGTGCTCGACGTGGACGGCAAGGCAGCCCTCCAGGGGGAACGTCGCGTCGAGCGGGACCTGAAGCTGTCGCGCGGGCGGATCGGGGTGCTCCGGCGCGGGCTGCGCGACGTCACGACGGGAGGCACGGCCGCGGCCGTCTTCCGCGGTTTCGGCACGACGGTGGAGGGCAAGACCGGCACCGCGGAGGTCAACAAGAAGGACGACTACGCTCTCTTCGTGGGCTACGCGCCTGCCGAGAACCCGCGGTACGTGGTGGCTGCGGTGGTGGAGCAGGGCGGACACGGTGGCTCCGTGGCCGGGCCCGCGGCGCGCTCGGTCCTCGGCAAGCTGCTCGGGTTGTCGACGGAGCGGGTCCACGCGACGGACGTCTCGAGGTAG
- the rodA gene encoding rod shape-determining protein RodA yields the protein MRREGIGRIRARANLPLLLVVTGLTVYGTVVVRSATSGMPGADGMIGRHVLGLAIGLVPLLVAWALDYQKLKGWIGPLAVLNALLIISPRIPGLGDTAKGATSWLQVAGFRLFQPSEPAKLITIVIMAAVISGFKGRIEQPRDVLRVLAHLAVPLTLILMQPDLGTGLVFVAITLGMLLVGGLRPRWFLVFALVGVLVTGVVLKAGLLEDYQEDRLLVFVDPARDPLGAGYNLAQSKIAIGSGGISGKGLYSGTQGNLNFLPERHTDFVFAVLGEELGFLGVVGLLALYLGLLVVSLEVATSSRDLFGALIAAGLISMWAFQILENVGMTVGIMPITGIPLPFISFGSSFMVTNLAGTGMLLSVWARRYGA from the coding sequence GTGCGCAGAGAGGGCATAGGGCGGATCCGGGCACGGGCGAACCTGCCGCTGCTGCTGGTCGTGACGGGCCTCACCGTCTACGGCACGGTCGTCGTGAGGTCGGCCACCAGCGGGATGCCCGGCGCGGACGGCATGATCGGGCGGCACGTGCTCGGCCTGGCCATCGGGCTGGTGCCGCTGCTCGTGGCTTGGGCCCTGGACTACCAGAAGCTCAAGGGCTGGATCGGGCCGCTGGCCGTGCTGAACGCGCTGCTCATCATCTCGCCGAGGATCCCGGGGCTGGGGGACACGGCCAAGGGCGCGACCTCGTGGCTCCAGGTCGCCGGCTTCAGGCTCTTCCAGCCCTCGGAACCCGCCAAGCTCATCACCATCGTGATCATGGCGGCGGTGATATCCGGCTTCAAGGGGCGCATCGAGCAGCCCAGGGACGTGCTCCGCGTGCTCGCGCACCTCGCCGTCCCCCTGACGCTCATCCTGATGCAGCCCGACCTCGGCACGGGGCTCGTCTTCGTGGCCATCACGTTGGGGATGCTGCTCGTCGGCGGGCTGAGACCCAGGTGGTTCCTCGTGTTCGCGCTGGTAGGCGTCCTCGTCACCGGCGTGGTGCTGAAGGCGGGGCTGCTCGAGGACTACCAGGAGGACCGGCTGCTCGTGTTCGTGGATCCGGCGCGCGACCCGCTGGGAGCGGGCTACAACCTGGCCCAGTCCAAGATCGCCATCGGCTCGGGCGGCATCAGCGGCAAGGGCCTCTACTCGGGGACCCAGGGCAACCTGAACTTCCTGCCGGAGCGACACACGGACTTCGTGTTCGCGGTCCTCGGCGAGGAGCTGGGCTTCCTGGGCGTCGTGGGGCTGCTCGCACTCTATCTCGGGCTGCTGGTGGTCTCCCTGGAGGTGGCGACGTCGTCGCGCGACCTGTTCGGCGCACTGATCGCCGCGGGGCTCATCAGCATGTGGGCCTTCCAGATACTGGAGAACGTCGGCATGACGGTCGGCATCATGCCGATCACGGGCATACCCCTGCCCTTCATCAGCTTCGGCAGCTCGTTCATGGTAACCAACCTGGCAGGAACGGGTATGCTGTTGTCCGTCTGGGCTCGCCGCTACGGCGCCTAG
- a CDS encoding TIGR03960 family B12-binding radical SAM protein has product MPEAAWHGGRSTFGRRAKAGPAHPPPGRAVLGKTRPRAAALGELAQRTAALFGRVERPARYLDSEWGARRREDVSYRVCLVYPDTYELGMANQALAILYDLLNSIGGVAAERCFVPARDMAALLRAEGVPLATLESVTPLRECRMIGITLPYELTYTNVLETLDLAQVPLHSSEREEDDPLVLGGGPSAYNPEPLAPFLDAVLLGEGEEAAGEIVAAHRASLEAGEDRATLLRRLADVPGVYVPSLYEPDSAGRPRPLAGAPARVLKRVVTDLEAHRSPTCPVVPYMDVVHDRATVEVTRGCTRGCRFCQAGMVYRPVRERGADAVVRDALATLECTGYDEVSLTSLSTADHSQLEDVLRRLARRLEGTGISVSLPSLRVDAFSVDMARLVSAGRRSGLTFAPEAGTQRLRDVVNKNVTDDDLLGTVRRAFSSGWRRVKLYFMLGLPTETDDDIRGIGELVARVMADARAAVPPNERGAVRVGVSVSTFVPKAHTPFQWEPQLTLEEVRRRQAVLRETMPRKGVDLSWHDPEASFLEGVLARGDRRLAEAVEAAWRAGAVFDAWTEEFDLGRWLVAFESAGVDPGAIASGKREPGAPLPWEHLSSGVSTAYLRLERKRALAAEVTPDCSFGECTGCAVCEELGVDVVLGGERRGT; this is encoded by the coding sequence ATGCCCGAGGCAGCCTGGCACGGGGGGCGGAGCACCTTCGGCCGGCGCGCGAAGGCCGGCCCGGCGCACCCGCCGCCCGGGCGGGCGGTCCTGGGCAAGACGAGGCCTCGGGCAGCCGCATTGGGTGAGCTCGCACAGCGCACGGCGGCGTTGTTCGGGCGCGTCGAGCGGCCGGCGCGCTACCTCGACTCGGAGTGGGGCGCGAGGCGGCGCGAGGACGTCTCCTACCGCGTCTGCCTGGTCTATCCGGACACCTACGAGCTCGGGATGGCCAATCAGGCGCTGGCGATCCTGTACGACCTGCTGAACTCGATCGGCGGAGTGGCCGCGGAGCGCTGCTTCGTGCCCGCCCGGGACATGGCCGCCCTCCTGCGGGCCGAGGGCGTCCCGCTGGCGACCCTGGAATCGGTGACGCCGCTGCGCGAGTGTCGCATGATCGGCATCACGCTGCCCTATGAGCTGACCTACACCAACGTCCTGGAGACGCTCGACCTCGCCCAGGTGCCGCTGCACTCCTCCGAGCGTGAGGAGGACGACCCGCTCGTCCTCGGCGGCGGACCGTCCGCCTACAACCCGGAGCCGCTGGCCCCGTTCCTGGACGCGGTGCTCCTCGGCGAGGGCGAGGAGGCCGCCGGCGAGATCGTGGCCGCCCACAGGGCCTCGCTCGAGGCCGGGGAGGACCGCGCCACGCTCCTGCGCCGTCTCGCCGACGTTCCCGGCGTGTACGTGCCCTCGCTGTACGAGCCGGACTCCGCCGGCCGGCCGCGGCCGCTGGCCGGAGCGCCCGCCCGCGTGCTCAAGCGCGTGGTGACGGACTTGGAGGCGCACCGCTCACCCACGTGCCCGGTCGTGCCCTACATGGACGTCGTGCACGACCGCGCGACGGTGGAGGTGACGCGCGGCTGCACTCGGGGCTGCCGCTTCTGCCAGGCGGGCATGGTCTATCGCCCGGTGCGCGAGCGGGGTGCGGACGCCGTCGTGCGCGACGCCCTGGCCACGCTGGAGTGCACCGGCTACGACGAGGTCTCGCTCACGTCGCTGTCCACCGCCGACCACTCGCAGCTGGAGGACGTTCTGAGGCGGCTCGCGCGGCGGCTCGAAGGGACGGGCATCTCGGTGTCGCTGCCGAGCCTGCGGGTCGACGCGTTCTCCGTCGACATGGCCCGGCTCGTCTCGGCAGGCCGGCGCAGCGGTCTGACGTTCGCGCCCGAGGCAGGCACGCAGCGCCTGCGCGACGTCGTCAACAAGAACGTGACCGACGACGACCTCCTGGGAACGGTCCGCCGCGCGTTCTCGTCGGGCTGGCGCCGGGTGAAGCTCTACTTCATGCTCGGCCTCCCCACGGAGACCGACGACGACATCCGCGGCATCGGCGAGCTCGTCGCCCGCGTGATGGCCGACGCCAGGGCAGCCGTCCCCCCGAACGAGCGCGGCGCCGTGCGCGTCGGGGTCTCGGTGTCGACCTTCGTGCCCAAGGCGCACACCCCCTTCCAGTGGGAGCCTCAGCTGACGCTGGAGGAGGTGCGCCGGCGCCAGGCGGTCCTGCGCGAGACGATGCCGAGGAAGGGCGTCGACCTTTCCTGGCACGACCCCGAGGCCTCCTTCCTCGAGGGCGTCCTCGCCCGTGGAGACAGGCGCCTAGCCGAAGCCGTCGAGGCGGCATGGCGCGCCGGCGCCGTCTTCGACGCCTGGACGGAGGAGTTCGACCTCGGCAGGTGGCTGGTGGCCTTCGAGAGCGCGGGCGTCGACCCGGGGGCGATCGCCTCGGGGAAGCGGGAGCCGGGCGCTCCGCTGCCGTGGGAGCACCTGTCCTCGGGCGTGTCCACCGCGTACCTGAGGCTCGAGCGCAAGCGGGCGCTCGCGGCCGAGGTGACGCCGGACTGCAGCTTCGGCGAGTGCACGGGCTGCGCGGTGTGCGAGGAGCTGGGCGTGGACGTGGTCCTGGGGGGCGAGCGCCGTGGCACCTGA
- a CDS encoding DUF2344 domain-containing protein, with protein MAPDEFRLRARYRKGGRLRFLSHLEVARALERAARRGGMPYAVTKGYTPRMKVAFGPALPVGTAGEREYLDLWLREYVPAPAALRRLAGATPEDLAPTEARYTRAAEPSLASALTIARYEAVVDGVVAEELEAALGELTASGELAVEHKGKTKVFDLARSLPEEVRVKADGGRSVVTLTTRMGPEGSLRPEVLLSAAFDVAGIRDAPVSVTRTDVLMEEEGGWARPL; from the coding sequence GTGGCACCTGACGAGTTCCGGCTTCGAGCCCGCTATCGCAAAGGGGGACGCCTGCGCTTCCTCTCCCATCTGGAGGTCGCCAGGGCACTCGAGCGGGCTGCGCGCCGAGGCGGTATGCCGTATGCTGTGACGAAAGGGTACACGCCCCGGATGAAGGTGGCCTTCGGGCCGGCGTTGCCGGTGGGGACGGCCGGCGAGCGCGAGTACCTCGACCTGTGGCTGCGGGAGTACGTTCCCGCGCCCGCGGCGCTGCGGCGGCTCGCCGGCGCCACGCCGGAGGACCTCGCGCCCACGGAGGCCCGCTACACGCGGGCCGCCGAGCCGTCGCTGGCTTCGGCTCTCACCATCGCCCGGTACGAAGCCGTCGTGGACGGGGTGGTGGCCGAGGAGTTGGAAGCGGCGCTCGGGGAGCTTACGGCTTCGGGCGAGCTGGCCGTGGAGCACAAGGGCAAGACCAAGGTTTTCGACCTCGCACGCAGCCTCCCGGAGGAGGTGCGCGTGAAGGCCGACGGAGGACGGAGCGTCGTGACGCTGACGACGCGGATGGGTCCTGAGGGCTCGCTCCGTCCCGAGGTGCTCCTTTCGGCGGCGTTCGATGTCGCAGGCATCCGCGACGCGCCGGTGAGCGTGACGCGCACGGACGTCCTCATGGAAGAGGAGGGCGGCTGGGCACGTCCGCTCTGA